GTACCGGACCAATCAACTTGTACACATTTGCATCTTCGCTCAGCAGATCCAACTCCTACaaacacaaataaataattcaatctgGACTGATACCTATGCATAATCAACTCATAAAGATTATTTTAAAACTCTATTTGATagcaaataaaaagaattagaCTATTTCATTCCGTCAAATCTAACACAACATAGATAAAAAATTTGCAAACTTGCACTGGATAGAATGTCTCAGGAAAGaaacaatttcaaaacataAACCAAACAGCTTTTCAATTCGGACATAGCATATCAATAAGAAGAATAactggaaaattttaatttatttttgttcaacCTTCGTTTTCCAAGTAAAAGActagaaattaaaaagaaaaaacaatagagGAGGAAAGGGGAAGAAACCTTCAGGACGAGCTCGTTCTCACCGAGCTGAATAGTGTACTTCTTTCTCACTTGGTGATTCTTCGAAATATCTGACAAGTTATAAACCGTCACGAGGCTCCAATTTAAACGGAAACACATACAAATATGAAGAAGAATATATCATACAAGGCTTAGGGTTTAattggagggagggagggagggaggtagGGAGATATGAAGACAACGATATGAAACTACAGCTATAGCTTGCCTTTTTGGATTTTGTTAAGATCGTCGGCTTTGGTCTCTAATTCGCGCTGTAGTTCTCGGAGAGCGGCTGGGGAAGCCATTTGTGCTCGCTTCCCCTTTCTTCTGCTGCCACCTTTTTCGGTTTGAGAATTGAGATCCAATGCGGTTGCTGATACTCTTCTTGGGCCCAGTACTGAATGAAAACTAGGCCCGATAATTTTCGAACTTTCGAAGATTTGGGCCCAATCCCCTCCCTGACGGATGCGACTAATTCAGTAATCTTAAAACTTCGTTTGGTTACGtagttgaaataaaatgaaataattttagatattttaaataataataaaattttttaattaagataagataagatagtttgtaaaaaaaaatatatgtttaataataagataaaatgagatattttgttaaaaaatttatttacatagtgagataaaataagataattttaattttttagaaatttgataaagtggTGGGGATCCACCAATTATTAAAAAGTGTATTTAATTATTAGGTGGAAAAAAGtatagatatattaaaaataagtaatatctattattaatttaaaaactcataaatattttgacttttctaaaatatattttttttataattgtccCTAATTATTTCAATACTCCCAAACTATGAACTCATGTCTTTgttaaacaaaattattttaattatgacctatttattatactatattttataaaatttgaaatacgtttttctaattatatattacaataaaataaaataaaaatctaatatataataatatacattAAAAATATGGTAGTTAGTAGTACTGTAGAGGCAGATGAAACTATGTAACAGTATTGTAGTGTTACTATAGAGGTACTGTAGTGGTGGTTGAAAAAttagagataagataaaattttatattttgctgTTTGGATACACAAATTAAACATGTCGTACAACTCATATGAGATAATTTATATCTCATTTAGGCATTCAAACCGGGTTTAAAAGAATGTAAATTTGGAATAAttcttacttttttatattataaatcagtGCATAGGATACATCATTCAcattacttataaattaaaatttttaaatttattttttaaattaaattatatcatataaataatttactaGAGGTATTATATGTACTTATatgtaaatagaaattttcaattaaaaaaatcttattgaGGATGCCAAGAAGTTACTCCCCGTGAGCTGAATGGAGTGGCTCACACGCTAGCCAACGAGCTGATAGACATAAAGCATCTTACCTTGTATTCAATCGATGGAATGCCCATGTTCCTCTtattatcataggatttttaaTAATTACTTGTCGAATGCTTTATTAAATGTAAGGGGAAATATTAGAAGTTTGACCAATACTTCAGACTGACGTTAATATTGTTGGTAGATGGGTTAAAGCCCATGACTCATGAGGATGGGAGGAAAAATTACATCGGCAACTCgttatcaattaaaaaaattagctaTTTTAGTTAATTAATTCTCCaagattaattaaattttaagaaagttAATAAACAACGTCACGGAACTCTTGAAAAATGAgtcttgcatttttttattatgaaaataaaaaggtcTCCCGTCcctctttataatttttcagaACAACCACGTTACACTATTCATCTTAAAGtgtgaaataaatttaaagattttaatagCCTTCTACATAGCGTAGAGGTGCAATCTAAAAATTGAACATGAGTTATAAAACAAGCAAATATCCAACTGGTGGGAATTTCAATCtactttaaataatttaaattaattttttttaaaaaataataataatattctaataattattAAACAGGACCACATGATAATGATGGGACAATGGAGTATTtataacaaaagaaataatatttgaaatggTAGTAGGCAACTaccatgcaattttttttttaaaaaaataagtaaatacgttacataaaaaaattaattttttaataataaattctactttttttaaaaaaaattatacagtgtttacatattttacgactatatgtagtattatttaaattttattatctacaaataaatttatatatcaatttgagtactaatgtttttatttttgtatttaaaatttaaattaacctcattttcattaaaattttaactttctaatCAATCAATTAAATGATACACGCAATAATGCGGTAGGTAAAATCTCTTAGAACCAGATTTCTCGGAAGAGTAATTGGTATGAATAGCGCTACCAACATTGTTATAACTGCCCTGAGGCAGAGAACGAAGGCTAGGATGGTAATGGCTACGAAAATAACGCCGACAGACAGATaataaatgagttttgctatatataaatacaatcgcacattaatttatttattaatattaatttatttatatttaaaatttaaattaatattattttcaataaaatttactttttaattaatcacatcatattaatacacagattaatacataattatacttaccaCTATATTTTACCATAATAAATACACGCAACAACACTTTCCCATTCCCGTCGGTCAAGAAGCCAATTCGTACAATAAAACCCTGCATcacataattataaaaataataatactgtacattatattattattttatttatatttatgatataatgtgatatatttattattatttaataataaaaaaataaataataaataattatttaataataataaatatgttatatttaaattaataagatgcaaatgagatgataatataatatataaaaatttttttataaaaaataaaatataaaaataaatgtatagtATAAAACTGTTTAgcctttttttatcactttgttaattataaaattagtaaTTGAGTTTTTACATTCTTGTAATTTGAGATAgcagttttttaaattttgtaaatttaatatttgaatttcAAGAAAAAGCAAGTAATTTCGTCAATCTACCATGAGAAAATTAACTTAATGCCACGTGTCATTTTTCATTGGCTAACATGTACATCAATAAATTGAAGGATGACACGTGGCATCTTGATGATTCGTGACAATTGTGTTTCTTGAAGTTtaagaattaatttctaaaaattaaaaattaaaatatcgaatTATAAAAACGTGAAAATTCAATTATTAATTTGcaactaaatatttattttcttaaaaacagtTCATAAGTTATGTTAGTTGTAAGTCCGAAGTGTTAACACACTACTTGGCTCAAATGGTGAAAGTCTTGATCTTGAAGTGTCACTCTATTCAAGATTTAAGATTCAACATCTCAAGAGtgtaaataattatttgaagCCACCCTGGATGAAAAGTCAATAATTTAACAAATTTTGTGTAGAAAAACTTCTGAAAATACGGCGAATGGATCAGGATTTACTCTGCAGAAATAGATCCAAAAAGCCTGCCTTTGAGAGATTTGCAACATAAAAagtatacatataaaaaaaaatctaaaattctatttattaattaatgtgataTGTTTTTATATGTTCCGAATCCCTGATGAACCACAATGCGTTAAAATATAGACTTGAAAATAGAAATCTTTCCCGCCAGATTACGGGAATAGACAGCAAGCCGCTCCTTTAATCAAAATGCCATGAATGTTGCATTATAACATTTGTACCTAATATAACCACATCATTAATTGATGGAGAATCTCTACATTACCACCGTTTCCAATGATTTCTTATGGACATCAATCacaaaaactcattttaatacTAACTTATAGTATACAAATGATAGACTATCGATATTCTCTACTGAagtgcgtttttttttttagcatttgtatttgtttattttttaatattgtgtttatttaatttttgtatttaaaaaaaacataaaaggttctataaaaattaagaaaatataaataaagtacTTTAATACTATCGATTCAAAAACTGTCTTTTCTTTATGGACGTAGCAATGTCATAactaatagataaataaaagataacaaACAGTTTTTCAATGATCATTTGATACCATgtcatgaaataataataagataataaataatatattaatatcactttattacaaataattttcaattttttttaataaaatgatgaaCTCTCTTATCTTTGGAGTTTTATGTAAATAGcaatcatttaaaaagaaaataataaatttattattttactccCATATCCCACTTCTATTATGTTCTTATGTGATATGTATACAAAGAAAGATAATAATTACAGTCATAAAGTATGTAAGCGCcatacatttatttaaaaaaataaaaaagagtaatattatttatcattattatttttttatcatcatcttATCATCTCACAATATGATATTAgataattgaaaattatttactatattttatttgtaacattattatttaatatcatatgataaaatgataataagaaaaaaatgataaatagatttattattattactcaTCTAACATTACTATGCACAAATACTAGAGTCTAGGAAGGATTACGACATgggatttttcaaaattctgatctcaaatatgaaatttttatctcatcattataatttttttaaatttttatataaaatataataaataatttattttttttaatttaatttttttaaatattaaaataataatattattaatatatctaaaatttaaaattttcgtcTCAAAATTTTTAAGTGTAAAACCGAACTTAAAAAACCGAAAAGTCCCGTGAAAGGGTGGCGAGCCGGGTCCACTGCAAGACCACGGTTCTCAAAACACGCGAACGAAATTGTTTAAACTAACCTGAtgaatattatttgtttttagtgGGAACACGAATAATTAAAGAAGCCATTTTTTTCAAGTTAAATCATTATATTAAAGCAACACAAATTCGGGTTGAATAAAGTTATAACTCAAATTCGCATCATGATTCAAGTCTATCATTTAAGAATTAAGGAAATGTACACAGTATTCTTTAGGCTCTTGCCAAGAATCATAAGGGTGTtgctattatatttttttaataattaactttattattttcaaagagaatactaaaatttatacatcaggtatcttatatattataatttataatatataagatacGAAAACATTTGACTATATAGATAAATCTGAACCCAATCTATTAAGTTAAACATGTCAAACTTATAAACTTTAACCCGATTCATTTAAATAACGGGTTGTATCATATCATCCATTTTAACTCATTTAatgattaattataaatttgttaACACGACacgatttatttaaatttatttgtttcatgtaaattggttgaactaaaatgcataattcatttgactttattaacataattttacataaaatttaaaatatatatttattaataaccacaatatatttaaaaatatatccgaatattttttaaattttaacatataataaaacaaatattataaatcatatAATAACCAATATGAATATAGGTCTATAATTATAATCtcaacaataaaaacataagtatactaaaaaatatcaaaattacaactaaaatttttattttgaaataaattttaagtgGGTCAAAATAAGTTAATTTTGTGCTAAGCAGATTGATCTGTTTATAAATTGTGTATTAAGGAATCAACTCGTTTTGATCTGAACTTGTTAACATCAAACTCAAACTCAATAATTTCATTTTGTATTGCGTTTGTGTTAGATTTACGAGTCGTATTACATATTGTCACCCCTACTTACTACTTATCTGACATTATTCGTAATATTCAAACTCTTCCATCATTTTAGAGAGCACTACTTATGGACTCGACAAAGTTTAGCCAAAATTTGACTAGGAAATtcacttttattaatttaactAGCCACTTTTCAAAAGCATCAAATAAGAAACTCaacaaatatatcatttttctattaaatattgattttgacatttttatttattttaattctaattataatttgaatatttatttatttttaaaaaattacacattAATTTTCTAATGTTCTTATTATTCTAAAGGATAAAATTTTCTAACGGTCCTTTTTTTTAACGGTCATATTTTTAGCTGATATATTTTTCAACAATAATATCTCTacaatagatatattattttcagtCATTTTTCCAACGACAATATTTCTCTAATATATGCCAACTTCATAGTTCATAGTTCACATTTTTTTGTActtcaataaattaaaatgcttAAAAATTCTGTACAAAATGGGTTATTTTTCCAATaagaaactcaacaaatctattattatttttattaaaatattgattttgacatttttatttattttaattctaattataatttgaatatttatttatttttaaaaaattacacattAATTTTCTAACGTTCTTATTATTCTAAAGGATAAAATTTTCTaacagtcttttttttttaactgtcaTATTTGTAGCTGATATATTTTTCAACAATAATATCTCTacaatagatatattttttttattcctttttacaACGGcaataattttctaatatatgCCAACTTCATAGTTCATAGTTCACACTTTTTTGTActtgaataaattaaaatgcttAAAAATTCTGTACAAAATGGGTTATTTTTCCAATAATGAGCATTCCATTAATATTGTAAATAACAAGCCATGACATGATTTGAACAAATCCACCAACTAATATTGTAGTGACAAATGGTTTATGCTAACAATTTAACACTAAAAATGAATACATTAAAGCACTAGCATCTCATCCTTATATGCACGCCTAGGAAGAGGGAATAGCACGCAAGAGAGGGAATATTTcatgttaaaataatattttgacaaTAACTGAGACTCAATATATTTTGACTAATGAAATTGATGAAAGTTAAAACTATTATAACTTTCTTGAATCTACTATAATCCCTTTTATGTAATGtagttaaatttaaataaaattttaactttattaaatCCGTTAATTGTACTCTTACATattaaaaacactttgattaaataaagaaagatcATATTAGGTTTAGAGAATAAGGACGACAGAACTGGAATCTTTGATAAATAGACACCTTCTCTGTCCCTCTGCCGCCAAGAGCAGATATTAGCAACTGAGCcacagcgagagagagagagagagagagagagagagagagagattttttggccagaaaaatagaaaatggcTCAGAGCTCCTCAAAAAGCAAATGGGTCTCCCTTTTCATGCTTCTCTGTGCTCGTTTGGCTACTGCAATCGTAATAGAAGATGGTatgttttctcttcttctctgcCCACCACCCATATTCTTGTCTATTCGTTCCAAATTTATCTCCCAAAGTTCAGATAAGATTTGCAACTAGTTTCCACCTCTGACTTGTGGGTACCCGTAATTTCTGGGTTGTTCTTTGTCATTTCTGAGATCTGGTAGTATATATTGCATTTGCTCTTTCCTACTTCACCTTTTCTGCAATGTGGTTCCATTTTGGGTTTGTTGTGGGTTTCAGTCCGGCAACATCGCTTTTTTTCAGCAGTTGAAACTATATAATGTCTGATTCTTTCTGCTCTCTAGAGATAAAGAAATCAACTAGTATTTCATCGAACTACGAGGCTTCGATTTCTAGCTAATTACTCCATCTTTTTTCCTTCGGTAACTTAAGTTGCGAGCCTTCATGTGATGTAAGACCCATTCGTAGCAAGTATTTTTGCACAAAGGAGCAGTTGTTCTGAATCATAAGTTCTAGTAATGGTGTAACTAAACAGTAAACACAACACTCTCTTGATTTCACTGTTTGCAAGTAGTATTGATTATAGTCTTCAAAACCAAGGAGCCCCCCTCCCCACCACTTCTTGACTATTTATCCTGTTTTACTAGATCAGTCAGCACTTATCAAAATTTTCTCTGACGATAAAGAACCttgactttttttcttttttgacctGGCTGTTTGCGCTCTGATTTGCTGTGCATCTTTGCTGATGAGGAAAAAGATTTTAGGATTAGAAAATCAATTCCGAGCCATGTTGAATGTGTGGAGGGGTGATGAGCACTAATAATTTTTGCTGCCAAAACACATTATGATCAGCATCATAAAGTTTCTAGGAACCCACTTCAAAATATTAGGCACCGTGACATGTATAATGGAGTTGAATAGTTAGCAAGTTATAATTTCTCCAAGAAGCTCATGGTTTCGGATCAAACCCTCTAATAGAGTTGCTTATATGAAACTTTTGGGCTCTGGAAatctccattttcttttcttttcttttcgttgCCCTTTGAGAGCTGCACACACTCAAAAAGCTTAAAAATTATTGTCCTACGAAGCGAGAATCGAGAAAAGTATAAAACCAAGTTGGTTGGTATAAGGTCCCATCCCTATAGGATTCATCTTTCCACTTTTGATAAGATGGATGAATGGCCCACGTTCCCGCCTGATATCAGGTCGTATTTTCTCCAATTTAACAAAAAGGTGCAGCGACTGTGGCACCGAAGATATTTTTCCATTGTTGCTGTGGGGTTATCATCATCCCAATTTCTAGCTGAAAACAGTGAtatggtaaaaataaaaaaagagagcacCTTTTTCTGAGTCAAAGTTGAGAGGATTGGCATGGAAAAAAAAGACCAGGCCAGACACGGCTGGGTAGGACCACATGCTTAAACAACGCGGCCTCAGGATCAAGCTGGATGCAGAGTTTTGTTTGTCGTATACAAATTACAAATGCTTCACAGAGGGGCTCATGAGCTTCTTCTGTGCAGTATCTTTCTGTGTTTTTGTTTAGGTTATGAGCCTTACAGATAAAGGTTTAAACCAAATTAATATTAGTCTTAGTACttttgaattaataattaaatttttaacaattGATATTAGACGAGAGACCACGTTACAAGTTAAAGTCATTAAGGTAGCAACTTATATGTTGGATTAAAATGTCTTAATATTATGCGTGAATATAATATTAAGTCATTGCATACTGATAGACGAGTGACgccatcaaaaggagaaagataatCAATGGGATAGTGTTAATAGAGTGGACTGCCGTGAACAGAAGCATGGTAAAATGTTATTATCCTAGGATTAAAAATTACCATATTAGTATCCATCaatcttaaaatttttgaatcAATTAGTGAATCTTTAACAGTTTAGCAGTTTTTTTCCCGTATTTAACAATTAACAAGTTCTCAGAGGATGCAGAGAATCTCACACATTTGGCTAGAGCTCCATATGCAGATAAGGTTATCCATAGGGCGTGTTTATATTATACCATCCCCGacctcattaaaaaaaaagcatacaTTTGGTGACGTACTATAGAATTTTATCGATCAATTGTTtaaacaataaattatttaaaatttgagacATTGAggatagaaaaaagaaaaaagaatataataaaattcagatttttttttttttttgtagactCTGGGTGAAGCCTTCCGTATCACGGGCTGAAAACAGATTGATAAGACGGTGCAAAATTGTTGTTTGGTAAGCAAGTAAGGATTGTGTCTTGTGACAATGTTGTCGTCTCGTGTACAGAGAGAGGATTTTGTACAGAGAAAGGATTATCTGCACACGTACGACATCTTTAACTCGTACAATTCTTTTGCCGTGAGAGGATTGCAAAATGCAAACTGCAAAGGCCCATTACTTTAACCATAGTTGCGTGTTGTCAGTGCATCGATCCTCATTAATTCATGCCGGTGCCCTGCGTTGAAAGAAGGGCCCCATCAACTTTCGTTTCCTAAGTGATCTTCGCTTTTGTAGGTCCCTCTCAATTTTTGAATGCACACGGTTAGGATCTTCCATTAATCCCCTAGGCCCTCCTAAAATCTACACCTCGCGGatgtctctcttttttcttctcttactAACATAAGTTTGCCTAATTtataatacatacattaaattaaCTATTAATTTTACGTACAATCACATAGAGTATAAAtgtcttataat
This sequence is a window from Carya illinoinensis cultivar Pawnee chromosome 9, C.illinoinensisPawnee_v1, whole genome shotgun sequence. Protein-coding genes within it:
- the LOC122276430 gene encoding prefoldin subunit 6 isoform X2 is translated as MASPAALRELQRELETKADDLNKIQKDISKNHQVRKKYTIQLGENELVLKELDLLSEDANVYKLIGPVLVKQDLAEANANVRKRIEYMSAELKRLDTTLQDLEDKQNSKRDAVLKVQQRIQSLQAGKAKA